In one Sphingobacterium daejeonense genomic region, the following are encoded:
- the panB gene encoding 3-methyl-2-oxobutanoate hydroxymethyltransferase, which produces MSVNKVIKRITTSIIRDMKNRGEKISMLTSYDYSTARILDDAGVDVLLVGDSAANVFAGYETTLPITLDHMIYHASAVARGAKRAMVIADLPFGEYQGATEDAYKAAVRMMKESGVHALKLEGGTEIIDNIKKIVQSGIPVCGHLGLTPQSIYKFGDFGVRAKEDAEAAKLKEDALALQEAGCFAIVLEKIPATLAEEVSMMLDIPTIGIGAGNKTDGQVLVVNDMLGITQEFKPKFLRQYLNLNEEINNAVKQYISDVKSQNYPNESEQY; this is translated from the coding sequence ATGTCAGTAAACAAAGTCATCAAGCGAATTACGACTTCTATTATTCGCGATATGAAAAACAGAGGTGAGAAAATAAGTATGCTAACCTCCTATGATTATTCTACAGCAAGGATTTTAGATGATGCCGGAGTCGATGTACTTTTGGTTGGGGATTCTGCTGCCAATGTCTTTGCGGGCTATGAAACCACTCTTCCGATAACACTTGACCATATGATTTATCATGCTTCGGCAGTTGCTAGAGGTGCCAAACGTGCTATGGTGATTGCAGATTTGCCTTTTGGTGAGTACCAAGGAGCTACCGAAGATGCTTATAAAGCAGCGGTACGAATGATGAAAGAATCTGGTGTCCATGCATTAAAATTAGAGGGCGGAACTGAGATTATCGATAATATTAAAAAAATCGTACAATCAGGCATACCTGTTTGTGGTCACTTGGGATTGACACCACAGTCAATTTATAAGTTTGGCGATTTCGGCGTTCGTGCCAAGGAAGATGCTGAAGCGGCAAAATTAAAAGAAGATGCCCTAGCTTTGCAAGAGGCTGGTTGTTTTGCAATCGTCTTGGAAAAAATCCCGGCGACATTAGCGGAAGAAGTTTCGATGATGTTGGACATCCCTACGATTGGAATTGGCGCTGGAAATAAAACAGACGGACAGGTACTGGTCGTAAATGATATGTTGGGAATAACGCAGGAATTCAAACCGAAATTCTTAAGACAATATCTAAACCTGAATGAAGAAATAAATAATGCTGTAAAGCAATATATTTCTGATGTAAAATCACAAAACTATCCTAACGAATCTGAGCAGTATTAA
- a CDS encoding Gfo/Idh/MocA family protein produces MTISRREFIYKSALFFPALHFSSLFAKTNLQSTLRIGAIGIKGMGWSDLNSILKISNVSCTAISDIDDSVIQDRLKNLKELGQNPKVYKNYKDLLADNEVDAVIIGTPDHWHCLMLVDACKAGKAVYVEKPIGNSIVECNTMLEAKEKYNSIVQVGQWQRSQKHFKDAIDFVHSGQLGKIRLVKAWAYLGWKKRVPKEPDGPVPAGVDYKAWLGPAKTRTFNPNRFHYNFRWYWDYAGGLMTDWGVHLLDYALLGMKVSDPKSIMAAGGKFAYPDDAGDTPDTLTTVYEFDDFNIQWEHATSISGGPYNREHGIAFIGNNGTLVLDRNGWEVIPEMDRMKAVPYQKKVDNGLDLHMENFVEAIRTKNPNILNAPLEVGSHIAKFSQMGNIAYRTGKKIYWEKEKQRFKESEANKLLAAGYHNGYKIPNI; encoded by the coding sequence ATGACTATTTCCAGAAGAGAGTTTATTTATAAGTCTGCTTTATTTTTTCCGGCCTTACATTTTTCATCCTTATTTGCAAAAACTAACCTGCAGTCCACTTTGAGAATCGGTGCGATTGGAATCAAGGGTATGGGCTGGTCAGACCTTAATTCTATCCTTAAAATATCTAATGTTAGCTGTACTGCTATTAGTGATATCGACGATTCTGTTATTCAGGATAGATTAAAAAACTTAAAAGAATTGGGACAAAATCCCAAAGTTTACAAAAATTATAAAGACCTCTTGGCTGACAATGAAGTTGATGCCGTGATAATAGGAACTCCTGATCATTGGCATTGCTTAATGTTGGTTGACGCCTGTAAAGCTGGTAAAGCAGTCTATGTTGAAAAACCAATTGGGAATTCAATCGTCGAATGTAATACAATGTTGGAGGCTAAGGAAAAGTACAATAGTATTGTTCAAGTAGGCCAATGGCAGAGATCACAAAAACATTTTAAGGATGCCATAGATTTTGTGCATTCAGGTCAGTTGGGAAAAATAAGATTAGTAAAGGCATGGGCCTATTTGGGATGGAAAAAGAGGGTGCCAAAAGAACCTGATGGTCCAGTTCCAGCAGGTGTGGATTACAAAGCATGGTTAGGACCAGCAAAGACTCGAACATTCAACCCTAATCGCTTCCATTACAATTTTAGATGGTATTGGGATTATGCAGGAGGATTAATGACGGATTGGGGAGTCCATTTATTGGATTATGCCCTGTTGGGTATGAAAGTGTCTGACCCAAAGTCTATTATGGCAGCAGGTGGTAAATTTGCATATCCAGATGATGCCGGAGATACCCCAGATACCCTAACAACAGTGTATGAATTTGATGACTTTAATATTCAGTGGGAGCATGCTACGAGTATCTCAGGTGGACCATACAATCGTGAACATGGTATTGCCTTTATCGGTAATAATGGTACCTTGGTTCTAGATAGAAATGGTTGGGAAGTTATTCCTGAGATGGATAGAATGAAAGCTGTGCCATATCAAAAAAAGGTGGACAATGGCTTGGATTTACATATGGAAAACTTTGTGGAAGCAATAAGAACTAAAAATCCAAATATATTGAATGCTCCATTGGAAGTGGGTAGCCATATTGCTAAGTTTTCCCAAATGGGTAATATCGCATATAGAACAGGTAAAAAGATCTATTGGGAAAAGGAAAAACAGAGATTTAAAGAATCAGAAGCTAATAAATTATTGGCTGCTGGCTATCACAATGGATACAAAATCCCGAATATTTAG
- a CDS encoding HAD family hydrolase, producing the protein MVGIGKGAKNGILIKNSAALEKLEKANVLVVDKTGTITEGKPSVSEVVSANDKFAEKDILQIAASVNKNSTHPLAQANDR; encoded by the coding sequence ATGGTTGGGATTGGCAAGGGAGCTAAAAATGGGATACTAATCAAAAATTCGGCGGCTCTTGAAAAACTAGAGAAAGCCAATGTACTGGTAGTTGATAAAACTGGAACAATCACTGAAGGAAAACCTTCTGTTTCAGAAGTAGTTTCTGCAAATGATAAATTCGCTGAAAAAGACATCTTACAGATTGCGGCCTCTGTGAATAAGAACAGTACTCATCCACTGGCCCAAGCAAATGACAGATAA
- a CDS encoding HAD-IC family P-type ATPase: MTDKAKDDNVHLLDVIQFENISGKGVKGKIHHMTAILGTPRLMEEQQVEISPEMRKKIEELQKKGNSVSVLAIDGSIAGLVAAFDALKKSSVEVIKRFMDEGVEVYMFTGDNQNTADIVAKEAGIKHAKGSLLPDDKLKGIKDLQESGKKVIMVGDGINDAPALTQADVGIAMGTGTDVAIQSSEITLIKGDLVGVHKAFKLSKAMLRNIKQNLLFAFLYNVIGIPIAAGLLYPSFGILMSPMIAAAAMSLSSVSVILNSLRLNTVKLD; this comes from the coding sequence ATGACAGATAAAGCTAAAGATGATAATGTTCATCTATTAGATGTTATCCAATTTGAGAATATTTCGGGAAAAGGTGTTAAAGGCAAGATTCATCATATGACAGCAATCTTAGGAACACCACGATTGATGGAAGAACAACAGGTTGAAATCAGTCCAGAAATGAGAAAGAAGATCGAAGAACTACAAAAGAAAGGTAATTCTGTTTCTGTTCTTGCAATCGATGGCAGTATCGCAGGACTTGTGGCTGCATTTGATGCGCTCAAGAAAAGTAGCGTTGAAGTTATAAAAAGATTTATGGATGAAGGAGTGGAAGTTTACATGTTCACGGGAGACAACCAAAACACAGCAGATATCGTAGCAAAAGAAGCTGGTATCAAACATGCTAAAGGTAGTTTGCTTCCTGATGACAAGCTTAAAGGTATCAAAGATCTTCAAGAATCTGGCAAGAAAGTGATCATGGTCGGAGATGGTATCAATGATGCTCCTGCCTTAACCCAAGCTGATGTTGGTATTGCAATGGGTACAGGTACAGACGTTGCAATCCAAAGTTCTGAAATTACTTTAATAAAAGGAGATCTTGTCGGAGTACATAAAGCATTTAAATTGAGTAAAGCAATGCTCAGGAACATCAAACAAAACCTTTTGTTTGCCTTTCTGTACAATGTTATAGGGATCCCAATTGCTGCAGGATTATTATATCCATCATTTGGCATCTTGATGTCACCTATGATTGCAGCAGCAGCCATGAGCTTGAGTTCGGTGTCAGTTATTTTGAATTCGTTGAGGTTGAATACTGTAAAGTTGGATTAA
- a CDS encoding MFS transporter — MQNNYYNQPLLAEIAAEFKVTEAEVSKITVFTQLGYAFGLLMIIPLGDKLFRKKLILVDLVIVFLALIWMAISKELWMMSMASFLIGCTSVIPQLFVPMVADLSNSENRSQNIGMVMSGLLLGILLSRFIGGIVGDIWGWRSIYWGAATMMVVSWVFIYKMLPEMKPNFQGNYASLMKSVWHLATTEPILQLASFRGAVSFASMCAVFTTLAFHLEQPPFEVGPSIAGTFGLIGAAGALGAVLVGKLNKIWSRYKIITVSLIILLLSWGFIYFMGNTYIGLVIGIILIDLGLQSSHIMKPVGLLCNQNYSNESLEYSLHGFIFYRRLLWLLDCSSSLGSCRMDWGVYCRSDLRFIRHRVTFIIGK; from the coding sequence TTGCAAAACAACTATTACAATCAGCCATTGTTAGCAGAGATTGCTGCTGAATTCAAAGTAACAGAAGCGGAAGTCAGTAAAATAACGGTTTTTACACAATTGGGCTATGCCTTTGGTTTGTTGATGATAATCCCTCTTGGGGATAAGCTATTTCGTAAGAAGTTAATTCTTGTAGATTTAGTAATCGTATTTCTGGCTCTTATCTGGATGGCTATTTCTAAGGAACTTTGGATGATGTCCATGGCCAGTTTCTTAATAGGATGTACATCTGTTATCCCCCAATTATTTGTGCCTATGGTGGCAGATTTGTCTAATTCTGAAAATAGATCCCAAAATATTGGAATGGTGATGTCGGGATTGTTGCTTGGGATATTATTGTCAAGGTTTATTGGTGGAATTGTTGGTGATATTTGGGGTTGGCGAAGCATTTATTGGGGAGCAGCTACGATGATGGTAGTCTCTTGGGTATTTATTTATAAGATGTTGCCCGAGATGAAACCGAATTTTCAGGGTAATTATGCTTCCTTGATGAAATCTGTTTGGCATTTAGCAACGACAGAACCAATCCTACAATTAGCATCTTTTAGAGGCGCAGTAAGCTTTGCATCCATGTGTGCCGTATTTACAACGCTTGCGTTCCATCTAGAGCAACCTCCGTTTGAAGTTGGACCTTCCATCGCTGGTACATTTGGTTTAATTGGTGCTGCGGGAGCTCTGGGAGCAGTCCTTGTCGGCAAATTAAATAAAATATGGAGCCGATATAAAATTATTACGGTTTCACTTATAATACTTCTTTTAAGTTGGGGTTTTATATATTTTATGGGCAACACCTATATTGGTTTAGTGATTGGTATTATACTAATTGATCTGGGATTACAATCTTCTCATATTATGAAACCAGTCGGATTACTTTGCAATCAAAACTACAGCAACGAGTCGCTTGAATACAGTTTACATGGTTTCATATTTTATAGGAGGCTCCTTTGGCTCCTGGATTGCAGCTCAAGCTTGGGGAGTTGCAGGATGGACTGGGGTGTGTATTGTAGGAGTGACCTTCGCTTTATTAGGCATAGGGTCACATTTATTATTGGGAAATAA
- a CDS encoding Crp/Fnr family transcriptional regulator: MENLRTAMEELIQAKMPDQDWEYFQSKLIFKEFPKKHRLIEAGQTERYLSFIIKGIIRFYIPGPEHDTTVYMAFDNWFTSVYDSFVTQGPSYYSAETLQETSMLRISYSDLQDVYKNTSVGNLIGRRASEVLFVLKTQREISLLKLNAEERYLQLLKEQPHLIQTIPQKYLASYIGITPQALSRIRKRINA, from the coding sequence ATGGAAAATTTAAGGACAGCAATGGAGGAACTGATCCAAGCAAAAATGCCGGACCAAGATTGGGAATATTTTCAATCCAAACTAATTTTCAAAGAATTTCCGAAAAAGCATCGATTGATTGAAGCAGGTCAAACAGAACGATATTTATCATTTATAATAAAGGGAATTATCCGTTTTTATATTCCCGGGCCCGAACATGACACTACCGTATATATGGCCTTTGATAATTGGTTCACCAGTGTTTATGATTCTTTTGTAACACAAGGGCCCTCCTATTATTCTGCTGAAACTTTACAAGAAACTAGCATGCTCAGGATTTCATATTCAGATTTACAAGATGTGTATAAAAATACTTCAGTAGGAAATTTAATTGGGAGAAGAGCATCTGAAGTATTATTTGTATTAAAAACACAACGTGAGATATCTCTTTTAAAATTAAATGCTGAAGAGAGATACCTTCAATTATTAAAAGAACAACCTCATCTTATCCAAACTATACCGCAAAAATATCTCGCTTCCTATATTGGTATCACCCCCCAAGCTTTGAGTAGAATACGAAAAAGAATCAATGCATGA
- a CDS encoding outer membrane beta-barrel protein: MKKLLLTLSAVAVLGLAANAQTEKGKFIVGGQVGYHGSSVKDTDNKNNSLIINPNVGYFVADNIAIGTGIGYEWSKYEQANYPESTESAFVLTPFGRMYSKNDGPVKFFGQLSVPMAWGTQKIDDTKTATTANYGVELAPGIAYFPTSNIGVEFKVRGLFYNNSSVTEESTDTKVTTDMYGLNVNSLAPTVGVTFHF; the protein is encoded by the coding sequence ATGAAAAAATTATTACTTACATTATCTGCAGTAGCAGTTTTAGGATTAGCAGCAAACGCACAAACTGAAAAAGGAAAGTTTATTGTTGGTGGTCAAGTTGGATACCACGGCAGTTCAGTTAAAGATACAGATAACAAAAACAATTCATTAATTATTAATCCTAATGTGGGTTATTTTGTGGCTGATAATATTGCTATCGGTACCGGAATTGGTTACGAATGGTCAAAATATGAACAAGCAAATTATCCTGAAAGTACAGAGTCAGCATTTGTTCTAACTCCATTTGGAAGAATGTATAGCAAAAATGATGGACCTGTTAAATTCTTTGGACAGTTATCTGTTCCAATGGCATGGGGAACTCAAAAAATAGATGATACTAAAACAGCAACAACTGCCAATTACGGAGTTGAACTTGCTCCTGGTATTGCATACTTCCCAACTTCCAATATCGGAGTAGAATTTAAAGTAAGAGGATTATTCTACAATAATTCTTCAGTAACTGAAGAATCAACTGATACAAAAGTTACAACTGATATGTACGGATTAAATGTTAACTCATTAGCGCCAACTGTTGGTGTAACATTCCACTTTTAA
- a CDS encoding NUDIX hydrolase, with product MKLNNYITIAVGIIINDQNELLTVQKKGSLYYQLPGGKIEVDEIPIESLIRELNEELNIHFTAVDCQLIGVHEAQAVNEVGKTVKGYVFKCQYSEKLENLQPLAELNEVRWVKKSEITEVKLANLLKQFALPILMSE from the coding sequence ATGAAGCTAAATAACTACATAACTATAGCAGTAGGTATTATTATAAATGACCAGAATGAGCTTTTAACTGTTCAGAAAAAGGGATCATTGTATTATCAATTGCCAGGAGGGAAGATTGAAGTCGATGAAATTCCGATAGAGAGTTTAATCAGGGAATTGAATGAAGAATTAAATATACATTTCACAGCAGTAGATTGTCAATTAATCGGAGTACATGAAGCGCAAGCGGTAAATGAGGTTGGTAAAACGGTTAAAGGATATGTTTTTAAGTGCCAATATTCTGAAAAATTAGAGAATCTTCAACCTTTAGCTGAGTTGAATGAAGTGAGATGGGTGAAGAAGTCGGAGATCACAGAAGTAAAATTAGCAAATCTATTAAAACAGTTTGCTTTACCAATATTGATGAGTGAGTAA